From a single Rhodothermales bacterium genomic region:
- the rpiB gene encoding ribose 5-phosphate isomerase B has translation MVRAAHRSGASTLTVDADVVITPLARDTARQLKIEFLRVEKNRSKKPSNPTRSIAIGSDHGGFVYKEQLIPFVRDLGWQVADVGTNSDKSCDYPDYALKVANTVAAAKADLGIMIDGAGIGSAMACNKVAGIRAACAYNEFTAWNARAHNDANVLTLGSRTLGIEVCRAIVRVFLTESFEGGRHLGRVRKIDAIGARPGVHRSEP, from the coding sequence ATGGTGCGGGCCGCGCACAGGTCAGGGGCCTCGACTCTTACCGTGGACGCGGACGTTGTTATCACGCCGCTCGCACGCGATACCGCCCGTCAGCTTAAGATCGAGTTCCTTCGTGTTGAGAAAAATCGAAGCAAGAAGCCATCCAATCCGACGCGATCGATCGCCATTGGCAGCGACCACGGGGGTTTCGTGTACAAGGAGCAGTTGATTCCGTTTGTCCGCGACCTCGGGTGGCAGGTCGCCGACGTCGGTACGAACTCCGATAAGAGTTGCGACTATCCTGACTATGCCTTGAAGGTGGCGAACACCGTTGCCGCCGCAAAAGCTGACCTCGGGATTATGATCGACGGCGCCGGAATTGGATCGGCCATGGCCTGCAACAAGGTGGCTGGCATCCGGGCCGCATGCGCATACAACGAGTTCACGGCGTGGAACGCCCGGGCACACAACGACGCGAATGTCCTGACGCTCGGAAGTCGTACCCTCGGTATCGAAGTGTGCCGGGCCATCGTTCGGGTGTTCCTTACAGAATCATTTGAAGGCGGTCGGCATCTGGGACGCGTCAGAAAGATCGACGCGATAGGAGCACGACCCGGCGTCCACCGCAGCGAACCCTGA